AAGAGATCAAACGAACCCCACACCTTGGGCATCTTCATTTCCCAGAGGTTGCCGTGCAAAGACACCACGATACTTCCCGGGGAGAAGTCGATCTTCGTCTTGTCGCCATAGGTATCTGAATACCACTCATGCACACGTGCCAGCAGATCTTGGGGTGAGAAAGGCTCGCCACGATCACCCGACCCACCGATGATGGGCGTTCCAGACAGTCCAAGCGTGGATGACACCACGAGCGCAGCATTGAGCGGGCGCTGTGCTGGCGTAAGTCCAAGGCTCGCCAGGTGCCTGTCGAGCGACACCATCATCGCGTCGTATTCTTCGCCCGTCGCCGGACGCATGTCCCATGACCAATTGAATAGTTGGTCCCTTGTCATTCATTCGTCTCCCAGACGCTATGACCGCCATATCGCAGCGTTTAAGCCATTAGGGTGCTGCCCTTGGTCGCAATATTTGCCGATCTAACAGATCCAGCAATAGCTCTGCGATTTCCGCCGCCGCTGCTGCCCACTCGTTATCGTCATTGGGGTGGCGCTCTTCAAGAGGATCTTCCTTTCCACCATGGAAGAGGTTATTGCGGACGCGTCGCATGGCGACCACTAATGCTTCGGCCTCATCGGCTGGTAATGGGCTGTCTTCGAAATTCGCATGCCAAGACCCGTCTGCGTTCATTCGCACGAACTGCACCTGGGGTCGATTACGTGCGTCCCCAAGAATTTTCCTGACCGTTGCCGGTGACACCCGGCCGGCGAAGTCTTCATGGGGCAAGTAGCGCACCGCTCTGTCCACGGCATCCCAGTTGGCCTTTGCCTTAGCCCGCTTCGGCTCGCGAGGGTCCCCACCCGCAGATAGAAATCCCTGCCGCTGTTTGAGGATGAACTCCATCATTCCAAAGGCATGAAGCAGTCGATAGGCGTTATCTGGGGATACAGGCATGGAGCTATCCTCTTTGCGGGATTGCATCGGCGCGTGGCTTTACACACAGTTTGAGCAGGCCGGGCGTGTGCCACTTTCCCTTGGCTAAGCGCTTTTGCACAAATGCGCGGTATGCGTCGGGTGGGGGCGGAGACTTGCGCTTGTGCCGGCGTTGGTTACACAGCCAGCACGCAGCCGCGATGTTCCCAGCCACGTCCTTGCCGCCGTCTTGCTGGGCAATCAAGTGTTCTGCGGTGCAGCGCAGCGGTGCGACCGTTCGGGCGCGTAGACCGAAAACCGTTAGTTCATCAGGAGAGGCGTTCCACATCGGCATGTCGCAGTAGCAGCAGCGACCCTTTTGGGCGTGG
The window above is part of the Xanthomonas cassavae CFBP 4642 genome. Proteins encoded here:
- a CDS encoding HNH endonuclease, with translation MAPGARSVLATRRRERTPVPYGLSMPKLQRLRTDAFHAQKGRCCYCDMPMWNASPDELTVFGLRARTVAPLRCTAEHLIAQQDGGKDVAGNIAAACWLCNQRRHKRKSPPPPDAYRAFVQKRLAKGKWHTPGLLKLCVKPRADAIPQRG